The following coding sequences lie in one Lolium perenne isolate Kyuss_39 chromosome 2, Kyuss_2.0, whole genome shotgun sequence genomic window:
- the LOC139835549 gene encoding uncharacterized protein translates to MLLDTDYFNDDVTHLPKEFQRRFRMNKELFLKIVYGGAREYDNYLMAKQDCTCLWGFTSIQKCNAAMCYLAYGAPPDTSNDYLRIAESTCTETLYKFCRAIIVVFAKDYLGAPRADDTARILQKNAGRGFPGMLGSIDCMYWGWKNCPFAWQGIYKGHTGTNNDINVLQR, encoded by the exons ATGTTGCTTGACACCGACTACTTCAACGACGACGTGACACATTTGCCGAAGGAATTTCAGCgccggtttaggatgaacaaggagcTGTTTTTGAAGATTGTCTACGGCGGCGCCAGGGAGTACGACAACTACTTAATGGCCAAGCAAGATTGCACATGTTTGTGGGGCTTCACCTCAATTCAGAAGTGCAATGCTGCAATGTGTTATCTTGCATAcggagctcctccagatacaTCCAACGATTATCTACGGATAGCAGAGTCGACATGTACAGAGACTctctacaagttttgccgagccatCATAGTGGTGTTTGCTAAAGACTATTTGGGAGCACCAAGGGCAGATGATACAGCTCGGATCCTGCAAAAAAATGCAGGAagagggtttcctgggatgctcggAAGCATTGACTGTATGTATTGGGGCTGGAAGAATTGCCCTTTTGCTTGGCAGGGGATCTACAAGGGGCATACTG gaacaaacaatgatatcaacgtgttgcagcgctAG